The Medicago truncatula cultivar Jemalong A17 chromosome 4, MtrunA17r5.0-ANR, whole genome shotgun sequence genome includes a region encoding these proteins:
- the LOC25492391 gene encoding FT-interacting protein 4, with translation MANQNHNQNQRKQKEDFDLKETTPNINAGRVISGDRLPITFDLVEQMKFLFARVVRANDLPETGKSDTCNPFVEVKLGSFVGTTRVFEKTSNPEWNQVFAFSKERIQEQVLEIVVKEKDPVADEPNVIGRVAFTISDIPMRVPPDSPLAPQWYKLEGQNMVKLDQGELMVSVWMGTQADESFPDAWHSDATTTSVENITYTRSKVYISPRLWYLRVNVIQAQDLLLKGNSEIFIQGVLGNLALRSRPMKINPNPVWNEDLMFVSAEPFDESLLLSVEQGQGNSNKHENLGSCVIHLKDVEKRIDATPTASVWYNLQKPKELEGKEEVKFSTRLHLRISLDGGYHVLDEATHYSSDLRPSSKYLNKPSIGVLELGILNAVGLSPMKKDRTDAYCVAKYGSKWVRTRTIVDNLSPRWNEQYTWEVYDPCTVITIVVFDNGHLHGGGKNNVGGKNGDGGVDKRIGKVRIRLSTLESDRIYTHSYPLINLHTQGAKKMGEIQLAVRFSCPSLLNVLQTYAQPLLPKMHYICPLSMFQIDSLRNQAAAITILRFRRAEPPLSKEVVEFMLDMRSNVWSMRRGRAQFYRIASLLSGFVSIVKLIEEIHSWKNSVTTIGGYSIFCFFNYKPGAILPLTFTFLLLNGIWQYRIRPRYPSHMDIKLSHADTATTEELEEEFDPFPTKFSGGNLQKRYDRLRGISGRVLAVMGDLATQGERVQSLISWRDPRATALFLIFCSIAAILTYFIHFRYILFISVTYVLRPPRLRFDMPAFPQNFLRRMPAKSDGML, from the coding sequence ATGGCAAACCAAAATCACAATCAAAACCAAAGGAAGCAAAAGGAAGATTTTGATTTAAAGGAGACAACACCAAACATCAATGCTGGAAGAGTGATAAGTGGTGATAGGCTTCCAATAACATTTGATCTTGTTGAACAAATGAAGTTTCTTTTTGCAAGGGTAGTGAGAGCCAATGACTTACCAGAAACCGGTAAGTCTGATACTTGCAACCCTTTTGTGGAAGTGAAACTTGGAAGTTTCGTAGGGACAACAAGGGTCTTTGAGAAAACCTCAAACCCTGAGTGGAACCaagtttttgctttttctaaaGAGAGGATTCAAGAACAAGTTTTGGAGATTGTTGTGAAGGAAAAAGATCCCGTTGCTGATGAACCTAATGTCATTGGTCGAGTAGCATTCACAATTTCTGATATTCCTATGAGGGTTCCTCCTGATAGTCCTTTAGCACCACAATGGTATAAGCTTGAGGGTCAAAATATGGTGAAGCTTGATCAAGGAGAGTTAATGGTGTCTGTTTGGATGGGAACTCAAGCTGATGAAAGTTTTCCCGATGCTTGGCATTCAGACGCAACAACTACTAGTGTTGAAAACATCACTTACACTCGTTCAAAAGTGTATATTTCTCCTAGACTTTGGTATCTTAGAGTTAATGTGATTCAAGCCCAAGATTTGTTGCTCAAAGGCAACAGCGAGATCTTTATCCAAGGTGTTCTAGGGAACTTAGCTTTGAGAAGCCGTCCGATGAAGATTAATCCAAACCCTGTATGGAATGAGGATTTGATGTTTGTTTCAGCAGAACCTTTTGACGAGTCCTTGCTTTTGAGCGTTGAACAGGGGCAAGGGAATTCCAACAAGCATGAAAATTTGGGAAGTTGTGTGATTCATCTTAAAGATGTAGAGAAAAGGATAGATGCTACTCCAACAGCTAGTGTTTGGTACAATCTTCAAAAGCCTAAAGAACTTGAAGGTAAAGAAGAGGTTAAATTTAGTACTAGGTTGCATTTGAGAATCTCTTTGGATGGAGGGTACCATGTTCTTGATGAGGCCACTCACTATAGTAGTGATCTAAGACCGTCATCTAAGTATTTGAACAAACCAAGTATTGGTGTTTTGGAATTGGGAATCTTGAATGCTGTGGGACTCTCCCCGATGAAGAAGGATCGAACCGACGCATATTGTGTAGCTAAGTATGGTTCTAAATGGGTGAGAACAAGGACTATTGTTGATAATCTTTCACCAAGGTGGAATGAGCAATATACTTGGGAAGTTTATGATCCTTGCACAGTTATCACAATTGTGGTGTTTGATAATGGACACTTACATGGAGGAGGTAAGAATAATGTTGGAGGGAAAAATGGTGATGGAGGAGTTGATAAGAGAATTGGCAAGGTAAGGATTAGGCTTTCAACACTCGAAAGTGATAGGATTTATACTCATTCTTATCCACTTATAAACTTGCATACTCAAGGAGCAAAGAAAATGGGAGAAATTCAATTGGCAGTGAGATTCTCTTGTCCTTCACTGTTGAATGTTTTGCAAACTTATGCTCAACCTCTGCTCCCAAAAATGCATTACATATGTCCATTGTCGATGTTTCAGATCGACAGTCTGCGAAACCAAGCCGCTGCAATCACCATATTGAGGTTCAGAAGGGCCGAACCACCTCTGAGTAAAGAGGTTGTTGAGTTCATGTTAGATATGAGGTCAAACGTGTGGAGCATGAGGAGAGGGAGAGCTCAGTTTTACAGGATCGCAAGTCTTCTCAGCGGTTTTGTTTCAATTGTTAAACTAATTGAGGAGATTCACAGTTGGAAGAATTCAGTTACAACGATAGGTGGTTATTCAATCTTTTGCTTTTTCAATTACAAGCCGGGAGCTATTTTGCCGCTAACATTTACCTTCTTACTCCTCAATGGGATTTGGCAATACCGAATAAGGCCAAGATATCCTTCTCATATGGATATTAAATTGTCTCATGCTGATACAGCTACTActgaagaacttgaagaagagTTTGATCCTTTTCCAACTAAATTTAGCGGTGGTAATCTGCAAAAAAGGTATGATAGATTGAGAGGCATTTCAGGGAGAGTGCTTGCTGTGATGGGTGATTTGGCAACTCAAGGAGAGAGGGTGCAGTCTCTTATCAGCTGGAGGGATCCAAGAGCAACGGCTTTGTTCCTAATTTTCTGTTCGATTGCTGCCATTTTGActtatttcattcattttcGATATATACTCTTCATTTCGGTCACTTATGTGTTAAGACCTCCAAGGCTTCGCTTCGATATGCCTGCATTTCCACAAAATTTCCTCAGGAGGATGCCTGCAAAATCAGATGGCATGTTATGA